The Cucumis melo cultivar AY chromosome 9, USDA_Cmelo_AY_1.0, whole genome shotgun sequence genome includes the window TAAAAAGACAAAGGGAAACTTCAAATTTGAAGGTGGTTTGTAATTTCAACATTATTGGAATATTTTAAGTGCAACTTGAAAGATTTTAGTGCTTTTAAAGTGATCATTCAATAATGGCAAGTGGTAACCCTCCTTAGCCAATCTAATAGTTCGATTGTTTACAAAATTCTTCATCTCATGCCACAAACCAAATCTATTAGCAATATAAACCTAAGCACGTCCTTGCTCATACAATGCCTTTATCCATGCTTTCTAATTCCGATACAGGAACTCATACTCTACTCATTTCTCATGTTACATCCGTCTAACTTGATGATTGTTCCATCTTACAAGTGGCCAAACTCAATAGTAGATTTTTGTTcattaaattataagtttagtcTATGAAGGTATgcatgtgtgtgtgtgtgtgtgtgtatatatatattaatgagAAACAAGAAAGTACTGAGCGAAAGTGTGCCACATTAATTACTACTAGAGGGGGAAAAAGTTCACGTACCGCACGCAATCCACAGATCATTACAATTCCTGAATTCGGCCATTGCATTATCTGTAGTAAACATCAGTACACTATTCTTCACATTGTACAACTGCAATAGACCAATCAATCTGAAAGTTAACGAAAAGGATAACAACCATTACGAGGGTGGTTTGGCTGACTTCTTCACGAACAGCTTGCTTATATCTTCAGTGACAATGTTACTCCTGGCAAAGATGCAGAATAGCTATcagaataaataaaataataaaaagtagGTGCAAAATTGTAATTGAAATTCACCTAAAACCATATATTTCAAACTTCTAAACTGAATAGAAAACGAGCGAGCTTGAGCTTGAGCTTGAGTTTTCACACTACTAGTGTTTGCTTCTTAAGGTGATATAATAGCGCTGGATGGAGGACTCACATCATAGATTTAATTGTCAAATTTCCTTCGACTTAAACCAGTGAATTTACAATATCTTAAACTAGTTACGGTTACTTTTAAGCCATAGTAAATCGTTActaatgaaatgaaattttcagaGTTCTTGTAAGGCAGCAAATGATGTTTATCAACAGCCATAGTTGCATTTACTTTCATAGAATATAAGTAGAACCaagtttattaaaaaatatttaaacacTAATATTCATGAAAAACAATAGGCCTACAGACTATTCATAGCCAGAAGTCCACAAACCATGTTTATTTTATACCAAACTTGGTAGTAAGTAGTACATTGCCATTACAATCGTGTCTACTAAACTTAGAATCAGATTTTTTCATTGGACTCCAGAGAGAGGTCGGTGGAGGGGCATAGGCTTATTACAATTTTTAGGGCTAGAAGAATACACAAATGCATACTCAATAGTCATATACGCAATAATGATATGAATTATTTATTCACTGTGTTTCCTAGTTGAGGAATGAATAGAACTTTTTTCAATCTATCATCTCGCAAGGATACAAGTACcttatacacacacacacacacatatataaatgCATCAAACccaattattttattattcagGGAACAATGTCAAAAATGAAAGCAAATACCAgcaaaaacaaaaggaaaataaggGGAAATTAGAAATGCATTAGAACAAACCTTCCAGTAAGCTGAGGCGGAACCAACAAAGTCCCTGAAGTATCCGGAACATTCTTAGAGTGAGGCAAGCTCGATCTTGGAACTTTACTTCTAGGAAGAGAAGATCCTAAAACATTTGTTTCTCTCTTGCGAGATGCATTGGCAGCCATAGCCGCTGCTACTCGAGAAGAGTGATCGCTACCACTAAAAAGACTAGAAGAtgtttgagaattcaagagtaAAGAAGCATCAGGAAGCTCAACCCAAGGCACAGAAGAAGACTCCTCATTAGTTTCAAACTGTTGATTTGGCTTAACAATGGGCCTACAGAGTACAGAGCCAatcataagaaaataaattaaacctGACCTAACACAATCCAAACCTAAAAACAGCAAATATATTGTTCCAAGGTCATGGCAATCGAATCAGCAGCCAAGGCATTCCCTAAAAGGAGAGAGCAACTCAACAGTACAAGCACGATATCGCTAATCTTTAAAGAACCACTCAACAATCTCCCTTCCTCCCAGTTTAGCTAATAACAACAACCCTAAAAAAAGATACAAATACAAAATTAAGAAGTAGAATAAAACCTTCGATTTTTCGGGGTGAACAAGTATTAATTAACACCGAAGGTTAAACATATTAGGTTATGGAAAAATTAGAAGaggaaaatgatggaaaaatcGATTGGAATagagaaaaagcaaaaaaagcaATCCGAATTGGAACTCTCCCGCTTGGGAATTAAAAAATCTAAGGAAATGGTAGAAAAATTACTGGTTGACCGGAGGAGATTGAGGCCTCGGCTCGTACTTGGGGAGTTGAGGCTCTGTAACTGTGTGGTTTTCCGACTGATTACGATTATCCTCCTTCTCCTCCTCCACCGCCGCCGGCACGTCTTCGTCCGATGAAGCGTAGTCTACCAGTGACATTTTTTCTATTGTCTCTCCTCGTGCTCCTTTCGGTCTGTTGTTTTCGAAATTATGATCCGCCCTTTTATTACCGGTCGGGTTTTTTCTTTCGTTGTGATCCGGACCAACTCACTATGAAACGACACcgtattttcttcttcttcttccttttcctttaaaataaattattgcaTTTATGGTTAATTtccataaatataaaaaaacactCAAACATTTACTATCcatgtaataaaataaaaaaatctatgatattttcaaaaaatttcaggtttgtccttgaACAATGCTGACTattttttcacttctttttgttcttcttctttactatttattcatttctcttcatattattaatttcttcgtACTAttgctttttcttcatttttcaacattatggttatttatgtaaatatttaccaatttcttcattttctcttcaagaatttctttcttcttcatttctcatcttcttttctttttcttcttggtatAAAATCATATCGTTTAGACTAGATACTTGTACAAGATCATTTACACttggtacaagggtacaagatcgtttagacttggtacaagggtacaagattgtttagacttgcTACAAGATCACTTAGACTtgctacatgatcatttagacttgctacaagatcgtttagactagatAGAAGGGTATAAGATTGTTTACACTtgctacaagatcgtttagacttactatgagatcgtttagactaggtaggaggtacaagatcgtttaaacttgGTAAAatggtacaaaatcgtttagatttgctacGAGACTGTTGCTGAGAGATCGTTGCTaagagatcgtttagactgggtacGAGATCGTTTAAATTGGGTACAAAATCATTTTTCACGCGTGTGTGACCGATTATTTGTgggggtatttttgttatttaatgtagtgagcttgtgggctttttccttttttaaaattgttctgtacagtgtaaatattttcgcactctattttattttagaaaaaaccCTTTATTTATTAATGCTTATTTTCAGTCTCTTGTTTTTAGCATTATTTATCCAACCAACTAACTAAGAAGTCACTCTCTAttcaaaagaaaaggaaaaaaaaaaaaaaggaagaagttAAAGCCACCCTTTTTCATCCCTCAAAACTTTAAATGGGATAATTGATTTTAATaagaaaattgttgaaaatattttcaaatgtaataaaaatttaattgtttGTCTATGatacataataataatagtcTAAGAGGTcatttgggggaagggttgagtTATAGAAGGGTTaaggttatgataaaactatgttatgataaacctagtgttatgataaaacttaagtttatcataacactagtttgggggaaaagtttagaaaggtagttttatgataagaggtgtttgggGGAGGGGTTAT containing:
- the LOC103503186 gene encoding uncharacterized protein LOC103503186 isoform X1 — protein: MSLVDYASSDEDVPAAVEEEKEDNRNQSENHTVTEPQLPKYEPRPQSPPVNQPIVKPNQQFETNEESSSVPWVELPDASLLLNSQTSSSLFSGSDHSSRVAAAMAANASRKRETNVLGSSLPRSKVPRSSLPHSKNVPDTSGTLLVPPQLTGRSNIVTEDISKLFVKKSAKPPS
- the LOC103503186 gene encoding uncharacterized protein LOC103503186 isoform X2, with translation MSLVDYASSDEDVPAAVEEEKEDNRNQSENHTVTEPQLPKPIVKPNQQFETNEESSSVPWVELPDASLLLNSQTSSSLFSGSDHSSRVAAAMAANASRKRETNVLGSSLPRSKVPRSSLPHSKNVPDTSGTLLVPPQLTGRSNIVTEDISKLFVKKSAKPPS